Proteins encoded within one genomic window of Augochlora pura isolate Apur16 chromosome 11, APUR_v2.2.1, whole genome shotgun sequence:
- the LOC144477026 gene encoding leukocyte surface antigen CD53 isoform X2 — protein sequence MLLTTGVLTSLVAWCAWQFLDFSNKGQVIVFSIALIILTVFNTSAGIWALIRHEQVDVLPRTFLSEVFENAISDDKSLWDNMHSKLHCCGVNGAEDYRGHDAIPWSCCNTETAENSSDINGSCKIYARGCHHVVINRTRSIMLHIFLLALCAVMLQVCFIVCMTCYARACEDKAKRRKDIMIAAQALMQESKRRETRDHLFNPELQSHKTIVGV from the exons ATGCTGTTAACGACCGGTGTGTTGACCAGCCTGGTTGCATGGTGCGCGTGGCAATTCTTAGACTTCTCCAACAAGGGACAAGTCATAGTT TTCTCTATAGCATTAATAATTCTGACGGTTTTCAATACATCTGCCGGGATTTGGGCGCTCATCAGGCACGAACAAGTGGACGTACTACCGCGCACGTTTCTATCAGAAGTGTTCGAAAATGCCATTTCGGATGATAAGTCACTATGGGATAATATGCACTCTAAG CTACATTGTTGCGGAGTAAACGGAGCCGAGGATTATCGAGGCCACGATGCGATTCCTTGGTCTTGTTGCAACACAGAAACAGCTGAAAACTCGAGCGACATCAATGGCTCATGTAAAATTTACGCGAGGGGTTGCCACCACGTTGTAATCAATCGTACCAGATCGATCATGCTGCATATTTTTCTACTCGCTTTGTGCGCAGTAATGCTGCAG gTATGCTTCATAGTGTGTATGACCTGTTACGCGAGAGCCTGCGAGGACAAAGCGAAACGGAGAAAAGATATAATGATCGCCGCGCAAGCACTCATGCAAGAGTCCAAAAGAAGAGAGACAAGAGATCATCTTTTCAATCCTGAATTACAAAGTCATAAAACAATAGTCGGCGTTTGA
- the LOC144477028 gene encoding protein FAM177A1 isoform X1, which translates to MGPAKADACDLSDVILSENSNVEMQDLKPKKLPKRVLHFSDGDLVEYSEDETDSSEEVTTVTQIDPFQKSLEWGPWAWYQTTSFGTRVLDGCDYVGEWLASFFGITSPKYEFEINEFYRLQALERETKHKQDLEMGGWNEHNKNNLVTDVTSVQ; encoded by the exons ATGGGTCCGGCAAAGGCTGACGCCTGCGACCTGTCCGACGTTATATTAAGCGAAAACAGTAACGTTGAAATGCAG GATCTCAAACCAAAGAAACTTCCAAAGCGTGTCTTACATTTCTCGGACGGCGATCTGGTAGAATATTCCGAAGATGAGACAGACTCGTCGGAGGAAGTCACGACGGTAACGCAAATAGATCCA TTTCAGAAGAGCCTTGAGTGGGGTCCCTGGGCTTGGTATCAGACGACATCGTTCGGCACCAGGGTACTAGACGGTTGTGATTATGTTGGCGAATGGTTGGCCAGTTTCTTTGGTATCACGTCCCCGAAATATGAATTTGAGATCAATGAATTCTATAGACTTCAAGCGCTGGAAAGGGAAACGAAGCATAAACAAGACCTAGAAATGGGTGGGTGGAACgaacacaataaaaataaccttGTAACCGATGTTACAAGTGTACAGTGA
- the LOC144477026 gene encoding leukocyte surface antigen CD53 isoform X1 produces the protein MAHTLACLRYFLIGGAIILGICGIIESICAGYFIYQLYEYSVLTPNNVCGSSIMLLTTGVLTSLVAWCAWQFLDFSNKGQVIVFSIALIILTVFNTSAGIWALIRHEQVDVLPRTFLSEVFENAISDDKSLWDNMHSKLHCCGVNGAEDYRGHDAIPWSCCNTETAENSSDINGSCKIYARGCHHVVINRTRSIMLHIFLLALCAVMLQVCFIVCMTCYARACEDKAKRRKDIMIAAQALMQESKRRETRDHLFNPELQSHKTIVGV, from the exons ATGGCGCACACGCTCGCCTGTCTACGGTATTTCCTCATCGGCGGTGCCATTATCCTCGGA aTATGCGGCATCATAGAATCCATTTGCGCtggttattttatatatcaactGTACGAATATTCGGTTCTCACCCCTAACAATGTGTGCGGCTCATCGATCATGCTGTTAACGACCGGTGTGTTGACCAGCCTGGTTGCATGGTGCGCGTGGCAATTCTTAGACTTCTCCAACAAGGGACAAGTCATAGTT TTCTCTATAGCATTAATAATTCTGACGGTTTTCAATACATCTGCCGGGATTTGGGCGCTCATCAGGCACGAACAAGTGGACGTACTACCGCGCACGTTTCTATCAGAAGTGTTCGAAAATGCCATTTCGGATGATAAGTCACTATGGGATAATATGCACTCTAAG CTACATTGTTGCGGAGTAAACGGAGCCGAGGATTATCGAGGCCACGATGCGATTCCTTGGTCTTGTTGCAACACAGAAACAGCTGAAAACTCGAGCGACATCAATGGCTCATGTAAAATTTACGCGAGGGGTTGCCACCACGTTGTAATCAATCGTACCAGATCGATCATGCTGCATATTTTTCTACTCGCTTTGTGCGCAGTAATGCTGCAG gTATGCTTCATAGTGTGTATGACCTGTTACGCGAGAGCCTGCGAGGACAAAGCGAAACGGAGAAAAGATATAATGATCGCCGCGCAAGCACTCATGCAAGAGTCCAAAAGAAGAGAGACAAGAGATCATCTTTTCAATCCTGAATTACAAAGTCATAAAACAATAGTCGGCGTTTGA
- the LOC144477024 gene encoding uncharacterized protein LOC144477024, translating into MQDICENIRTAIEHGRTDIIRSLLDACENGNTSEGITKEKILNQPLLEGCTFLSYAAKNNQPDIVRTLLSCGANPAIENVDGWTAVDVASSDAIRRTFIEELLRATAASEVDSVLQLLKAGVKVNSWDSHGSKNTPLHWAACYGNKDIVACLINRGADVNAVNSCGATPLHDAVNRGDVAICQELLQAGANPFVRATKGTFAGKDPCDLSRGKLHLHSFIQRFLSKTESNDTNTMHSPTASFPEGNFCQKSLSSNMSQLSIESTKSLDPVYDVPLRETGKDSPTESADDDGIYNLLWPQPKTVVELKRCFEPFVAGKELFISIIQGSESIHRILDVWEISRTHLLELGHDVKIGEVHPSSGKLPNDNRIDCIVNKKLFNKPDGYQLHIAQNTIKVGAGSLAGLHYAVCTFVQILRLTKSLNRSDECEIEAVFIKDEPRFSHRGILLDISPRGRIPTLDYLLHMIDLWSSFKISYLHLYSRLTTNCDWQLCYTKSEMVTLDRYCRDRHLDLVPTLDVDSNVGQHHLSQMWPIFQELLAVFPSLSYVHVGPRLANLLVQADNFDLNLSINETMETDMSEVLKSYSCLQELWHILNLSSSTTLMLCSNGLHSKPKFNNIPNNIILVEYGFQADYDFSEWTVAFGITGGNVLPSSGTASYNSLAGCPASTYANTKNAIKTSLEQDSVGIVVAHWSGSHHLTPHPFAWIGYLIAAGLSWNPASELDMFTDENYEASEVYGSRQKCIAKLLDIHVFQDSEYKIGNAILELGRLDTLVLTLSKNQDAKDLQQIPDNRGSTLYRLLTDPDNVNLEYLSADLFAKVTKQVKRISHSLYECNLSSKFSSMELQELQLTADLMLTACRIGRTLIGVGVNPNSNMGLAVINLGVCNLPPTFRTDIANKMLAHIEQYKGSWLQRHLPQGLQRSLLVLTSALHRFVPET; encoded by the exons ATGCAAGACATTTGCGAAAACATTCGTACAGCTATTGAACATGGACGTACCGATATAATCAGATCCCTTTTGGATGCTT gtGAAAATGGTAATACATCTGAAGGTATAACAAAAGAGAAGATCCTAAATCAACCATTATTAGAAGGATGTACTTTCCTTTCATATGCTGCAAAG aacaatCAGCCAGACATTGTAAGGACATTATTAAGTTGTGGCGCTAATCCAGCTATCGAGAATGTAGATGGTTGGACTGCAGTAGATGTTGCATCTAGTGATGCAATACGTCGTACCTTCATTGAGGAATTATTGAGGGCAACAGCTGCATCAGA ggTGGACAGTGtattacaattgttaaaaGCAGGAGTGAAGGTGAATTCATGGGACTCCCATGGCAGTAAAAACACACCTTTACATTGGGCAGCCTGTTATGGGAATAAAGACATAGTGGCAtgtttaataa ATAGAGGAGCAGATGTAAATGCTGTGAATAGCTGTGGTGCTACACCATTACATGATGCAGTAAATCGTGGTGATGTTGCTATTTGCCAAGAATTATTACAAGCAGGTGCAAATCCTTTTGTACGAGCAACTAAAGG AACTTTTGCTGGGAAAGACCCTTGCGATCTTTCCAGGGGAAAACTACATTTGCACTCTTTCATTCAaagatttttatcaaaaactGAATCGAATGACACTAACACCATGCATAGCCCGACTGCATCATTTCCAGAAGGGAACTTCTGCCAAAAAAGCCTTTCAAGTAACATGAGCCAATTGTCCATTGAATCTACTAAATCCTTAGATCCAGTGTACGATGTACCTTTGCGGGAAACGGGCAAGGACAGTCCAACAGAAAGTGCCGATGACGatggaatttataatttgctCTGGCCACAACCAAAAACTGttgtagaattaaaaagaTGCTTCGAACCTTTTGTTGCCGGAAAAGAActttttatatctataatacag GGCAGTGAATCCATACATAGAATATTAGACGTTTGGGAAATCAGCAGAACTCATTTATTAGAGTTGGGTCACGACGTAAAGATCGGCGAAGTGCATCCAAGTTCTGGCAAACTACCTAATGACAACAGAATCGACTGCATAGTAAATAAGAAGCTGTTCAATAAACCAGATGGTTATCAATTGCATATTGCCCAAAATACCATTAAAGTTGGTGCCGGTAGTCTGGCAGGATTACATTACGCGGTTTGCACGTTCGTACAAATTTTGCGATTGACTAAAAGTCTGAACAGATCCGACGAATGCGAGATCGAGgctgtttttataaaagatgAACCGAGATTTTCCCATCGGGGGATATTACTAGACATCTCTCCCAGAGGACGTATACCAACGTTAGATTACTTGTTGCATATGATTGATTTATGGTCATCCTTTAAAATATCTTACCTGCATTTGTATTCGAGGCTTACAACGAACTGTGATTGGCAGCTTTGTTACACAAAATCAGAGATGGTCACACTCGACCGTTACTGCAG GGATCGCCATTTAGATTTAGTTCCAACCCTAGATGTTGACTCAAACGTCGGACAACATCATTTATCGCAAATGTGGCCTATATTCCAAGAATTACTAGCAGTATTTCCAAGTCTAAGTTACGTACATGTCGGTCCCAGGCTAGCTAATTTACTGGTTCAAGCAgacaattttgatttgaaCCTATCCATTAACGAAACTATGGAAACAGATATGTCCGAAGTGTTGAAGTCATACTCTTGTCTTCAAGAACTCTGGCATATCTTAAACTTAAGTTCCAGCACAACTTTGATGCTTTGTTCGAACGGTTTACATTCCAAaccaaaatttaataacataccCAACAACATTATTCTTGTTGAATATGGATTTCAg GCGGATTACGATTTTTCTGAATGGACAGTAGCATTCGGAATAACTGGCGGCAACGTTTTACCTAGTTCTGGAACAGCAAGTTACAATAGTTTAGCAGGATGTCCAGCATCAACGTATGCCAACacaaaaaatgcaataaaaaccTCTTTGGAACAAGACTCTGTAGGAATAGTTGTAGCCCATTGGTCTGGAAGTCATCATCTCACTCCACATCCGTTCGCATGGATCGGATATTTAATAGCCGCAGGATTATCGTGGAATCCAGCTAGCGAATTAGACATGTTTACCGACGAGAATTATGAAGCGTCTGAAGTTTATGGATCAAG GCAAAAATGTATCGCAAAATTGTTGGATATTCATGTTTTTCAAGATTCCGAATATAAGATTGGAAATGCAATATTAGAACTGGGTCGTTTGGACACGTTGGTGCTTACTTTAAGTAAAAACCAGGATGCTAAAGATTTACAACAGATTCCTGATAATCGAGGATCTACGTTGTACAGGTTGTTAACAGATCCTGATAATGTAAATTTGGAATATCTCTCGGCTGATTTGTTTGCG AAAGTAACGAAACAAGTTAAACGTATTTCTCATTCATTGTACGAATGCAATTTGTCGTCGAAGTTTTCATCGATGGAATTACAAGAACTTCAGTTGACCGCCGATTTAATGCTAACAGCATGCAGAATCGGAAGAACATTGATTGGTGTTGGTGTTAATCCTAATAGCAATATGGGTCTCGCAGTTATTAATTTAGGAGTATGTAATCTACCACCTACGTTTAGGACTGATatagcaaataaaatgttgGCTCACATAGAGCAGTATAAGGGTTCGTGGTTACAACGGCATTTACCTCAGGGCCTTCAAAGATCATTACTAGTCTTGACTAGTGCTTTACATAGGTTCGTGCCAGAAACATAA
- the LOC144477028 gene encoding protein FAM177A1 isoform X2 has product MGPAKADACDLSDVILSENSNVEMQDLKPKKLPKRVLHFSDGDLVEYSEDETDSSEEVTTVTQIDPKSLEWGPWAWYQTTSFGTRVLDGCDYVGEWLASFFGITSPKYEFEINEFYRLQALERETKHKQDLEMGGWNEHNKNNLVTDVTSVQ; this is encoded by the exons ATGGGTCCGGCAAAGGCTGACGCCTGCGACCTGTCCGACGTTATATTAAGCGAAAACAGTAACGTTGAAATGCAG GATCTCAAACCAAAGAAACTTCCAAAGCGTGTCTTACATTTCTCGGACGGCGATCTGGTAGAATATTCCGAAGATGAGACAGACTCGTCGGAGGAAGTCACGACGGTAACGCAAATAGATCCA AAGAGCCTTGAGTGGGGTCCCTGGGCTTGGTATCAGACGACATCGTTCGGCACCAGGGTACTAGACGGTTGTGATTATGTTGGCGAATGGTTGGCCAGTTTCTTTGGTATCACGTCCCCGAAATATGAATTTGAGATCAATGAATTCTATAGACTTCAAGCGCTGGAAAGGGAAACGAAGCATAAACAAGACCTAGAAATGGGTGGGTGGAACgaacacaataaaaataaccttGTAACCGATGTTACAAGTGTACAGTGA
- the LOC144477025 gene encoding ubiquitin-like protein 7, whose protein sequence is MSSEIILGLRLDPQTLTTIKLNNINFKSKVKYLKSETARRVNLTKDLFELIYCGCILEDEAILETYGLKNGSMIHVLKKEEPEAPTVPKYISEENILQLASAFKSFKENPALRSALHRLGKRPEVIANIISSSPGLHEDAVAIAIFQDPDLMAHFVDVDTVRRFAEAHPVLVEAAQNIAAAVHEEAHNNATAASNNSGSNTQSAAYPYNLDNLSDDEEMAGDSSQFSDFTQLSNHRITSAQLAAAVSRARTRSFPLSNSPSSTSAGSTNSGVITTEMFNQAMQQAAITTTGLISDPILPPILPPVLPQFTDMQRQLAQMHEIGLQDDTINVQALQFTNGDVLAAIELVFNGFSNN, encoded by the exons ATGTCCTCGGAAATAATTTTGGGACTACGCTTAGACCCGCAAACCCTAACTACGATCaagttaaacaatattaatttcaagagCAAAGTCAAATACCTAAAATCGGAGACAGCTAGAAGAGTTAACCTAACAAAAGACTTGTTTG AATTGATTTACTGTGGGTGTATTCTTGAGGATGAAGCTATATTGGAAACATATGGTTTGAAAAATGGCTCTATGATACATGTgttgaaaaaagaagaaccaGAAGCCCCGACAGTacctaaatatatttcagagGAGAACATTTTACAACTGGCATCTGCattcaaatcatttaaagAGAATCCAGCACTTAGAAGTGCTTTACAT AGATTAGGCAAAAGACCAGAAGTCATAGCCAACATTATTTCGTCTTCTCCTGGTTTACACGAGGATGCTGTAGCTATTGCCATTTTCCAAGATCCCGACTTAATGGCACACTTTGTGGATGTAGATACAGTTCGAAG ATTTGCAGAAGCACACCCAGTTTTAGTGGAAGCAGCCCAAAATATAGCTGCAGCTGTTCACGAAGAGGCGCACAACAATGCAACCGCTGCATCCAACAATTCTGGATCCAACACACAATCTGCTGCTTATCCTTACAATCTGGATAACTTGAGCGACGACGAAGAAATGGCGGGAGATTCCTCACAGTTCTCGGACTTTACACAACTATCGAATCACAGAATAACATCTGCACAACTCGCAGCAGCAGTTTCTAGAGCAAGAACTAGAAGTTTCCCTCTCTCCAATTCTCCTTCTTCCACTTCCGCTGGAAGTACAAATTCTGGCGTGATCACCACTGAAATGTTCAATCAGGCTATGCAACAGGCTGCCATAACAACTACAGGTTTAATCTCTGATCCTATATTGCCACCAATTTTACCACCTGTGTTGCCGCAGTTCACAGATATGCAACGACAATTGGCTCAGATGCACGAAATAGGATTGCAAGATGATACGATAAATGTTCAGGCATTGCAATTTACAAACGGCGATGTTCTAGCAGCTATTGAGTTAGTGTTTAATGGCTTCAGTAACAATTAG
- the LOC144477028 gene encoding protein FAM177A1 isoform X3 produces MGPAKADACDLSDVILSENSNVEMQDLKPKKLPKRVLHFSDGDLVEYSEDETDSSEEVTTVTQIDPSLEWGPWAWYQTTSFGTRVLDGCDYVGEWLASFFGITSPKYEFEINEFYRLQALERETKHKQDLEMGGWNEHNKNNLVTDVTSVQ; encoded by the exons ATGGGTCCGGCAAAGGCTGACGCCTGCGACCTGTCCGACGTTATATTAAGCGAAAACAGTAACGTTGAAATGCAG GATCTCAAACCAAAGAAACTTCCAAAGCGTGTCTTACATTTCTCGGACGGCGATCTGGTAGAATATTCCGAAGATGAGACAGACTCGTCGGAGGAAGTCACGACGGTAACGCAAATAGATCCA AGCCTTGAGTGGGGTCCCTGGGCTTGGTATCAGACGACATCGTTCGGCACCAGGGTACTAGACGGTTGTGATTATGTTGGCGAATGGTTGGCCAGTTTCTTTGGTATCACGTCCCCGAAATATGAATTTGAGATCAATGAATTCTATAGACTTCAAGCGCTGGAAAGGGAAACGAAGCATAAACAAGACCTAGAAATGGGTGGGTGGAACgaacacaataaaaataaccttGTAACCGATGTTACAAGTGTACAGTGA
- the Klp3a gene encoding kinesin-like protein 3A: MSEDTVRVAVRIRPLVKSEIDKGCQACLDVVPGEQQIVVRNTEKSFTFNYVFPSDVKQEDFYETAIKGMVENIFKGYNVTILAYGQTGSGKTHSMGTNYIETEDTGVIPRALHDIFEIIQSKNDWNFKVVVSFMELYQEQLYDLLADKQRNESVVDIRDDGKNVKVSGVVEKEVANASEALQCLTQGSLGRVTGATAMNAQSSRSHAIFTICIYQQKQDDPNTATTAKFHLVDLAGSERSKKTQATGERFKEGVNINKGLLALGNVISQLGEGGCTSFVSYRDSKLTRLLQDSLGGNSMTLMIACVSPADYNLDETLSTLRYADRARKIKNKPVINQDPKLLEINKLNKLVQELRLALVDQECRISCPAEHQELKVKNQALQKKIRDLTEKLNENLIEIVVMHERAELAEQSREKIQADMVKILEACKEILNDFENDPESHAGHRAKIEALYLKILDIDKDHKKKSEELIHCGITPSDSDIFTKDSDDSGHSVSQDSIDDIDVKQEEHTLLQVKRNDQVQDINKELAIKESLMCQLLQNSAELIDYSKEIQDMEQEIKTLQNEREELLQALQNVQTSNASSKLAESRRKKVQELEKKISELKRKIMEQDRIVKTKEKQDQQIKQLSKEMNTLKQTRVKLIRQMRNESDKFTKWKGSKEKEVNRLKDQNRKQVNEVTRLKMCYSKQENVFRRKMQEAFAVNKRLKDALDLQKKAIATKKAKLNNNIDRIKSWLDQEVQILVSTVDAEYSLEKLMQERASLAVTVKELQATGDEDKIAELSEFLDLRNTQITDLQQKIVQSDQDNRKNTRWQAIHTMEEAKAALKMLFKQTAENRRKRCAQEFEYNDLLEKYEMLQAQMEEYKSKEKERRLSKRLELNKMVNRVTEIDDNEIMKLQKDNQTLEQTVLMELQNKNEVSKSKNRRQTKVMLSVDENTYPDSDGSHIFDDDVEKDPDWTRTPLYNRMRKFWMTSKDSSAERSTLKRSSDGEIKCGCKTKCATRLCLCRKNKEICNSKCGCSPDVCKNKDVKNVRETIFNFGETQDEAELIKKQRLIEEEQD, from the exons ATGAGTGAAGATACTGTTCGCGTTGCTGTACGCATCCGACCTTTAGTGAAAAGTGAAATAGACAAAGGGTGTCAGGCTTGCTTAGATGTTGTTCCTGGAGAACAGCAAATAGTAGTACGTAATACAGAAAAAAGTTTCACATTTAATTATGTCTTTCCTTCTGATGTCAAGCAAGAGGACTTTTATGAAACAGCTATCAAAGGAAtggtggaaaatatttttaaag GATACAATGTAACTATATTAGCTTATGGCCAAACAGGAAGTGGTAAGACTCATTCAATGGgtacaaattatattgaaacagAAGATACAGGCGTAATACCAAGAGCACTGCACgatatattcgaaataattcaatcgaaAAACGATTGGAATTTTAAGGTTGTAGTCTCATTTATGGAACTTTACCAAGAGCAGTTGTACGATCTATTGGCTGACAAGCAAAGGAATGAATCTGTTGTTGATATCAGAGATGATGGTAAAAACGTTAAAGTTTCTGGGGTTGTAGAGAAAGAGGTTGCAAATGCATCGGAAGCATTGCAATGCTTAACTCAAGGTTCCCTAGGTCGTGTGACCGGTGCTACAGCCATGAATGCTCAAAGCAGCCGCAGTCATGCCATAtttacaatatgtatatatcaacAGAAACAAGATGACCCAAATACAGCAACAACAGCTAAATTTCATTTAGTGGATTTAGCTGGTTCCGAGAGGAGTAAGAAGACTCAAGCAACAGGAGAAAGATTTAAAGAAggtgttaatataaataaggGTCTGTTAGCATTAGGAAATGTTATTTCTCAATTAGGAGAGGGAGGTTGTACATCTTTTGTTAGTTATCGGGATAGTAAGCTCACAAGGTTGTTGCAAGATTCCCTTGGTGGTAATTCCATGACACTCATGATAGCATGTGTGAGCCCAGCAGATTATAATTTAGATGAAACACTTAGCACATTGAGATATGCAGACAGAgctagaaaaataaagaataaaccAGTGATCAATCAAGATCCAAAATTActagaaataaacaaattaaacaagCTCGTACAAGAACTGAGACTTGCCTTGGTAGATCAAGAATGTAGAATCTCCTGTCCGGCGGAGCATCAAGAACTTAAAGTAAAGAATCAGGCTTTGCAGAAGAAGATTAGAGACCTGACTGAAAAgcttaatgaaaatttaattgaaattgtagtTATGCATGAAAGAGCAGAATTAGCTGAACAAAGTAGAGAAAAGATTCAAGCCGATATGGTGAAGATATTAGAAGCATGTAAAGAGATATTAAATGACTTTGAGAATGATCCTGAGTCACATGCCGGACATCGTGCAAAAATAGAAgctctatatttaaaaattcttg ATATAGACAAAGATCACAAGAAGAAATCAGAGGAACTCATACATTGTGGAATCACACCTTCTGATTCcgatatatttacaaaagatAGCGATGATTCAGGACACTCTGTAAGTCAGGACAGCATTGATGATATCGATGTGAAGCAAGAGGAACATACTTTGCTTcaagtaaaaagaaatgatcaAGTACAAGacattaataaagaattgGCTATTAAAGAAAGTCTCATGTGTCAACTGCTACAAAACTCCGCGGAATTAATCGATTATTCTAAAGAGATACAAGACATGGAGCAGGAAATAAAAACACTTCAAAACGAAAGAGAAGAGCTTCTACAAGCACTGCAAAATGTTCAGACAAGTAATGCTAGTTCAAA attAGCGGAATCCCGTCGTAAAAAAGTAcaagaattagaaaaaaagataTCGGAATTAAAACGCAAGATCATGGAGCAAGATAGAATAgttaaaacgaaagaaaaacaagatcagcaaataaaacaattgtctAAGGAAATGAATACATTGAAACAGACTAGAGTCAAATTAATTAGACAAATGAGAAACGAATCcgataaatttacaaaatggaAAGGTTCCAAGGAAAAAGAAGTAAATAGACTGAAAGACCAGAATAGAAAACAGGTGAACGAAGTAACACGTTTGAAAATGTGCTACAGCAAACAAGAAAATGTGtttagaagaaaaatgcaAGAAGCGTTTGCAGTGAACAAGAGATTAAAG GATGCTCTTGATTTGCAAAAGAAAGCAATAGCTACGAAGAAAGCTaagctaaataataatatagatagaataaaatcCTGGCTAGATCAGGAAGTACAGATATTAGTTAGTACCGTGGACGCAGAAtattctttagaaaaattaatgcaagAAAGGGCATCGCTCGCAGTTACAGTAAAAGAGTTGCAGGCCACTGGTGATGAAGACAAAATAGCCGAACTTTCCGAGTTCTTAGACTTACGTAATACACAAATTACTGACCTTCagcaaaaaattgttcaatcagATCAGG ACAATAGGAAAAATACGAGATGGCAGGCAATCCATACGATGGAGGAAGCAAAAGCTGCacttaaaatgttatttaaacaaactgCAGAGAATAGACGGAAACGATGTGCACAGGAGTTTGAGTATAATGATCTGCTG gaaaaatatgaaatgctGCAAGCACAAATGGAGGAGtataaatcgaaagaaaaggagaggCGCCTCTCAAAACGActtgaattgaataaaatggtAAATCGAGTTACGGAAATTGACGATAATGAGAttatgaaattgcaaaaagacAATCAGACTCTAGAACAAACA gtTTTAATGgaactacaaaataaaaatgaagtatcaaaatcgaaaaatagaaGGCAAACAAAAGTTATGTTGTCAGTTGATGAAAACACGTATCCTGATTCAGATGGGAGTCATATTTTTGATGATGACGTCGAGAAAGATCCAGATTGGACGCGCACACCTCTTTACAATCGAATGCGAAAATTTTGG ATGACATCAAAGGATAGTTCCGCTGAACGATCCACGCTAAAACGATCATCGGAtggtgaaataaaatgtggTTGTAAAACAAAATGTGCAACTCGTCTTTGCTTATGTCGCAAAAATAAAGAGATATGTAATAGTAAGTGTGGCTGCAGTCCTGATGTTTGCAAAAACAAAGATGTGAAGAAT GTAcgcgaaacaatatttaattttggcGAAACACAAGATGAAGctgaattaataaagaaacaaag ACTGATCGAGGAAGAGCAAGATTAG